From the genome of Bosea sp. Tri-49, one region includes:
- a CDS encoding DUF4166 domain-containing protein — MSERRPVFQEVLGEDWHQLGEVIRRHYFLRSFSDDTICVKGVMHEVEHSAFARLLLPFARIVGALVPYRGRDVPIEVHYAARPEDGTLHWDRVFHFAGRKPFHFRSRMQQTGANQVIEFVRFGVGMRLRVTAEEGALVFRDEGYVWRLLGLDLPLPVGLLLGTGYIEERPIDERSFSMRMTLKHPLFGELFRYSGTFSLPEEAVTTGEVAGR; from the coding sequence ATGAGCGAGCGCCGGCCGGTCTTCCAGGAGGTGCTCGGCGAGGACTGGCACCAGCTCGGCGAGGTCATCCGGCGCCACTACTTCCTGCGCTCGTTCAGCGACGATACCATCTGCGTCAAAGGCGTGATGCACGAGGTCGAGCACAGCGCCTTCGCCAGGCTGCTGCTGCCCTTTGCCCGGATCGTCGGAGCGCTGGTGCCCTATCGCGGCCGCGACGTACCGATCGAAGTCCACTACGCTGCCCGGCCCGAAGACGGGACGCTGCATTGGGATCGGGTGTTCCATTTCGCCGGGCGCAAGCCGTTCCATTTCCGCTCGCGCATGCAGCAGACCGGCGCCAACCAGGTCATCGAATTCGTCCGCTTCGGCGTCGGCATGCGCCTCAGGGTCACGGCGGAGGAGGGGGCGCTGGTCTTCCGCGACGAGGGCTATGTCTGGCGACTTCTCGGCCTCGACCTGCCTTTGCCGGTCGGGCTTCTCCTCGGCACGGGCTATATCGAGGAACGGCCGATCGATGAGCGCAGCTTCAGCATGCGGATGACGCTGAAGCATCCGCTCTTCGGCGAGCTGTTCCGCTACAGCGGCACCTTCTCGCTTCCAGAGGAGGCGGTGACCACGGGCGAGGTCGCTGGTCGCTGA